A window of Bradysia coprophila strain Holo2 chromosome X unlocalized genomic scaffold, BU_Bcop_v1 contig_185, whole genome shotgun sequence genomic DNA:
CATCCGCATGATCGGCTCACATAGTCTTGGGTATATAGTATTACTAGGCTAGTTGTGAGGAATATCACAATAGTAGATTCCGTTTGTGCTTACtagttttattttgacgagtggaaGCTCACACGTACTGTATTTTAAGtgtttcataaatttaaatacatTCATTGCTCAAACGCTTATTCGTTGACTGTTAACTAAGAAGTGGAAGATTTTATATCAAACACTAGGCCATactcaaatcaaaaaaatgatAGGATTAGTAATCATTATTGTTAAATGTTTGgggaaatgagtcattacttcattacTCATGTTTTACATGTTACGTCATTGAAAATggccacgacagagtaaaataaaccaggcaggagcggcggttcattttcgaaatgtcaaataagggacctaatacaccgaatgaaaatgaactcaaatgaacactgacataaattgaaaaattttgttcgcaaaaaatatagggctactcaacgcacttcaagcaaaagtggtactctaaatagggtactgaaacttgacagtgctccataaaaaaatttacactgtaaaaagagtggggataaaatttcatacaaagtagtactctatttggcagctgtcatttatagcacttttgcttgaagtgcgttgggcTCCTGGctcctggttaactttactctgtcgtgaaaTGGCGCTTCGCTCATATATTTATATTACCAAATCACAGTACGTCCGtggttccaaattttcattttgacgagAAGGAATATCGCATCGCCCTCCCCTTCGGATGGGGCTATAACTTCTTCAGtagtcaaaaataaaaattggaaccACGgatgtaatgtactatttccggGGGAttagtgagtaaaataacttaagTGATTGTTTGGAACTACGTATGGTTGCATCCCTCCTGGCAAATTAAAGATTTCTAAACAAGggcataatctactattaaccAGGTAACTCATATAAGTAGGTTACGACCTCAGTGTTCTTTTGTGgtagaataaataaataaatagaaaataggGTTAAAGAACCTAAAAATCTTGATTTGTTTGAAGCATAAAGATTGCAATATAATTCTCCCATCTAAACAATCTACAgacaaagaaattatcgaaacaATCAATCTGACTCATTAAAAATTTCCCGTATTTGCTGCTGAAAAACAACTCCGTCGAATAAACTCTTCataattaaaacttttaatataaaatctaAAACTCATATGAAAGACATCTACTTAGGAATTCCCTTTTGACGttccataaaaacaaaacaaaaaatctaaaaataaaccgaattatttattagaaaattcaataaaatgtatttgtgTATGGTAGCACGTTTCTGCGAAACAGCAAACAACAACTGTAACGATAATTCGGTTCTGATTTCATTAAGccaatatttgtaaattaaaatttcaatacaatttttgaaaaacacaaacaaattcTATTTCTTAGGTCAATGTTAACATTTTTAGTGATCGACCAAAGTCCATATTTTGCCTATGTACTATCTGTATagagaacaacaacaacaacaaaaagtttcATCTAATAGTCGCGATgatttaaaacaacaaacatttgaaatgaaaatattgtgacATTATCCCCAATGGGGCGCAGGTAATTATTATGCAAAACAATTTAATCCCACCCATCTCAATGATAAGAATTGTATAGGAAATGAATCATGAGTCACTTTTGCACTAATTCCCAACATTGCATTCTTTCTTCAATTCAGAAGTTCTCAAAACATTTcgcacaaacaaaatattcaataaattcaaaactcAACCTTTGTACCGttgatattttcattgaaacagaaaaaatcgttttgcGATAACCCCATAAACCATTAACAATAAATCACTGACCAAATGCCActgatcaaaataaacaacTCTTAAGAACCATTTCAGATCAATGTATGTTTGTTCGAcacattcgttttttttttctgctgctTCTTCTCGTTACTTTACTTCAGTTAGGTATATTCTTATCGTCAGATTAGAGTTGAATTCATTAGATGCTTTCAGAGCGCTCTTTGCATAGATTTTATTATCAAATAAATAAGGAAATAATATGACGTGTGCGTTCGCAGAGAAGAAGTATTTACTGTACATGCAAACGAAATAGATTAGTTACTATTCGTAATTGTTAAAAGATTTAAGCATTCACACAGTTCTCGTGTTATGCGTACGTGGCTATTACCGCTATTACCATAAATCCTTTTAGTTTTAGAGTCGACAGCGAATCACGTAAGTGAGAGAAAGAGTGAGTGGGCGGAAAGTAGGACATATTTGTTGTTCCCACTCATATGGGAGTGAGTCGGGTTCAAAGCTCAGAGAAGATGGTCAAGATCTTTGTTCCGTAAGTTCCATAaacctaaatttttaatttgtctgTAACATTGTGGATGACTTTCATCAGTGGAATATTAAACTCTACAATGTACAGTCTATCTACATCTTTCTACAAACCCATCACAATTACACTGAAGCGAAGTTTAATTAAAGTTTAGCAACAAATCGTAGAGTTTGAACAGCaagtatatttgaatgttcgTGACGAGAGATTCGCACAATATTTACGCGGTTACAGAATCATATAATTCGTTTGCTGTTAGTGTAGTAGCACACTCACAAAGCCGGTCCAAAGTCACTTAGTTTGATAAATGCGAAAATCAGCATTCAGAGTTCGAGGAAAAAACACAGCCTCACAGATgcgtacaaaaaaaaaagagttaaacgatttcacaatttgttgtttgtggtTGTGGTCGGTCAGAAGTCATGCAACAAAATGctaagtaaaataattttcacacACTAATTATGCGCACACTAACATTTATAATATGCATGAATTATGTCATTGAAAATTGCGTAGGCAGAGTCGTAGCAGCACTACTTCGGAGactaaaaaatatataaaaatttccTAACGAGTTATGGAAAAGTTTTGTATGCATCGTTGGAAACAGTTTGGGTTCTCAGGGtggttttgtagagttttcctTTCAGATGGTATCCAGTGGCAATGAGATCGAGTAGATGAATTCATTGGTGAGAAACGAATGATAAAATTGGTGAAGAGTGATAATAAGAATGAATTAACACACCAACTGTCAAGAGCATTCTTTTATAAACGACTAAGCATTTGTTATTGACAACGACGTCCACAATAAATGAGGAATTACGGTTCTGTTATATAGCAAAACACGGTACGCATTATATCCACAAATTGAATATAAACACTCACTCCGAGACGGTGATCATCGAGCTTAATGTTATTCATTTTTGAATAGCCTTTAGAATAGatgcacggcagagtaaaataaaccaggcaggagctgttcattttcgaaacgtcaaataagggacctaatacatgggatgaaaatgaactcaaatgaatactgacataaattgaaaaattttattcgcaaaatatcaagggctactagattaatcaggtccctagtcaaacaagcgctcctgcctggttaactttactctgtcgtgatagATGAATAACTTTAAAAAGTAGAAATGCACCGAAATAGTTGCGGTTTTgttgatcaaatttttttgataaatagaAACGTTTTTGAACATACTTCCCGTTCGTCGTAGATTTTCGTCCAGTTTTGtggttttttgatttaatttgttAACAAGACATTATGGTCACATTAATTAACTTAGATAAACAACACTGTACAAACGATACACGTGCGCTGTTCATGTAACTCTCATCAATCTCAAATTGCGACGTGACACGAATATCTATTATATTTTACTCACCAGTACTCGCGCCAATAGGCAAATGTAAATAGTCTCCGAACGTATTGTTCGGACTTCGATCCGTCTGATTAGCCAGAATTATTAATGATTGAAGGAACCATCCTCCCGTGTTGTTGGGCAGTATCATTTTGATTCAGTTGAAGGTATCAATTGTGGATGTTGACTGTAGACACACGTTTACAAATTCTCTTTTATTTATCTGAACCGATTGTGTTCGAAGCACCGTATTTCTTTGTTTCGTTTTAATAGTTCTATGATGGTCAATGATCCAGTCGTTTTTAGTTACTGATATTTACGAATAGTATTTGCACGACAAAAATGTGAAGAGCAATAATATTAATTGTAATCAATTAATTATGCAAATGTAATCACACTCTCAATTATTTGAATAAGTTCTCTTAGTAGATATAAATCGTCCACACACATATTTTTCACATGATCACAAAATTATCGTTGGTTGTAATTGCTTTCAGATAACCGTTCGAAAActatcgacgaaaaaaaaaatcagtttaacCGAGCAGTGTGTGTCTCTTGATAAGAACGTTTATTTTCGTGTTCCTTTCTATGAACAATAtaaggaaatgttttttttacatcagATTTAACATATATATAGAATATGCAAGTGCTCTCTGTTCGAGTGATtattaacaaataaaattcatatttctcATTGCGTTGATGATTTATAGACTTACGAAATTGCGctctttaatattttgttttcttatcgTTGATTGAAACGTTTTTAGTTCCATAATTTTCTTCAgaaggaaaaacatttttgtgatgACCGATCAATGTGCAGTGTACTAGAGCTTAAcgataatttataaattcaaaatactCGATATAATGACGCATTTTCGGACAATTGATTTATGGAGTTTGGTTAATTTTCGTAATGCATCTCAACGATAGGAATTTCTCTCGGTGCAACGAGTgccatttaatttcaaaattatgacTATTTAGTGTTTCGGTTGAAGTAAatcgaattttatatttagcACGTGTTGAATGCAACGGTAAGGAACGTCGAAGAAAGATCTTGGAAAAATACTGCTTTTACGACACAATTTTATTCGAGCTGAAAACGTCTAATGAAGTTTTATTGATGATGGTGTCTGTCTCGAAAACGTTCGTGCTGCTGCAAATCTAATTCAGTTATTTACATTACCTCCACACCTTGATTTCAATCACGGCAGAGTTAAAGTTAACATACATAGTCATTGTATAATATACGAGGGGGGACTCACTTCGGAgtcagtaaataaaattaaatcacagtaaatcacaacaacatttttaatgGCTCTTTATATCATTTATAAGCATCTTGCCCggtaatttacaaaattaaattcatataCTAGCCCAACTTGATGCAAATTGACCCAAGCTGATGCATATTTACTGGAGATTTACTGGAGTGAGTCCCTCCTCGATAATATACGATGACAAGGTCAGAAACATGCCACTCGTATATTATACAAGACGTATGTATAAAAATACGTGTCGTACGTTAGCACGCATTCGTGTCTGGCGTACAACTtccttaccacactttatacgtgtcagacgtaatcttttttctcagtgtacACAGTTTACGGGCGAGGAAATATTACCAAAGCGTACTGTTAGAGAATTATAGAAACTGACAGTTTCAATCCATTTCgctttattcattcattccacatgtAAATATGTTACCAAATGAGAACAATATTACGCAAGTAACACCATAAAACACTTGCATCATAACGTCGATATTAATATCAATTGGGGAATGTGGAATCAATTGCATGAATTAGATTGTCAGTTAAAACTATATATAGATTGTCAGTTCTTACAAATCGATTTCGGCATACACAGGCGAAGTGAATATTGTGGAGATAACACTTCTGATGATggttcatacaaaaaattcatcacATCGTCAAGGCAACGATAATCATGACATAGGTGAATCTGGTTTTTGCGTAATAAACCGTCATATTGCCACTAAAAACTTGATACCAACAGTATACATATATACAGCCTTGGGCGTTCTGAAAATTcataatcagtcaaaaacctTTATGtcattaatttacaaaatcacTGATATCGTTGTAGGCCTACGTAGTACGGAGcctgtaaacaaaaattttaacaacaaaaatttgacccaaaaaatttaagagagaaaattttaagaaaagtcacaaagtggcagaaaTGCGTGTCTTTCCGGACATATTTTCGCTGATTTAACAATTTCGTTAACAATAGCTTCCTCAACATACTTGTGACACAATTTGtttctgtaaaattttcttgagatTGACCTACAGTTAGagacaatgaaatttcaacatgaatttgattcagctgtttttcagctgatccacacgaACAATCAAAACGTTTAAAcatctttatacggttttaccaatACCACGTGTGTGCGtatagcagcttcaaccgtatgaacaagtataaacagttttgattgtatgtgtggatcagctgaaaaacagctgaagtaaattcatgctgaaatctcactgcctctgactgtataaccaaaatttttaggaaaatctaaagaaacgtttaggagttatGAGGAGAAGTTCAATACTCGTTGAAATCTTAATCGTTTTTTATGTGTGACAGCTCGTTAAACTCATATGGATGTCTAGattccaaataaattatttttggggTCATTGAAGCCAAAAGGATGCTGTAAATATGTTCcttcacggcagagtaaaataaatcaggcaggagcggttcattttcgaatagTCAagtaagggacctaatacactggatgaaaatgaactcaaatgaactctgacgtaataattttgttcgcaaaaaatataaggctactagattattcaggtccctagtcatatcagcgctcctgcctggttaactttactctgtcgtggttcCTTAatacctaaaaaaaattggaaaatattgtaCTAGAGGACCTGCGTCACGTGACGCCCGCTTACAAACATTCACTCACcgccacggcagagtaaaagcaaacctggcaggagcggttcattattgaaaagtcaaatgagggacctaatacactgtatgaaaatgaactcaaatgaacactgacataagttgaaaaatttaattcgcaaaaaacatagagctactagattattcaggtccctagtcaaacaagcgctcctgcctgggttacttttactctgccgtgctcaCCACTTTACTTTAAGCATACTTTTTGATGAAGTAGACTAGATTCttaaagaacaggttaagaaaCCTCTGAGTACGGTTGGCGAAGTTATTGGTACCCAAATTTTCTAGAAATGTATATAGAACATATGAGGTGTGCTGTACTTCTTGGACTAAATGCAACTAAGAGACTTAATCGTGTAATCCTCCTTGGATGTGAACTTCAATTTAGTCCATTAAATCCCGTACGTTTTGGTTCCGATTAGTCAAAGAATTGCAGCATTCCTCAGAAAAATATCCACTGAACCATTCACATCCGCGTGCTAGCTTTATTATCTGGTGTGACCCAAGTGGCTGAAATTATCTGTATTTGTGCAGTTTGTTATGTGATAAAAGTAACAGCGAATAATGTTGACCACAAGATTACAGAAGCTGAATCCATCGGCTCACGTAGTATTCAATGCCAAGATCATTTCTTTTTGATCCCAGCATATCACAACATAACAAGGTTTCTCTGTGAGGTAGAATGGATGCCGTTTTTGAACCTCTTCTATTTTATTAgtggcgaaaaaaaagagCTAAGGTAAAGAAAATgctaaattatttattagacTACAATAGTTATaattacattattttttaattttgaaaggCATCCtgcattttacatttataatGCTCAACAGTTAACTTAAATATCTGAATATCTGTATGTGGGGACTGTTCTATTAATATTtagtgtgaaaaaaaaaataagagaaaaacCGAAATTCCTTCTTTCTGTTCATCATAAACGTCTCGACGGTATCTTGACCACAAAACagttgcaataaaaaaaattcacttattttcagctctttttttgtaaacaaagaatttaaaattcgtttcaCGGTACATTCACAGTAAGTGTGACTAGACTGAACGCAGAATGATAGCAACTGGTATAAACCCATCTTAATCTCTTATTTCGATGAACAGTACCGCTTTCGTTTATTCTATCGAAATTGATTAATGCAGACATTTAGAATACTTTACATGCTCGCGTGCGGTAAAGTGAACCTTACGTCACTTTTTATGATTACGTCATTGTTTGGAACTatttattttgccaagtgagcacgagccgaaggcgatgCTAGAATGCGAAGCAACAACTCAACAGCGCAGTGTGTAACAACATTTGATTAAATCGGTCATTTGGCTTGCGTCTCGGATTTAGTACCGATAACATCTCTGTGTATTATTGATTGtaaatgattttacatgttacggcatgtttcattttaatttacattgcctaatcacgtaaagcattgtacttacgaggttccaagttgttatttgacaagtggggaatacagccttccccttcgggtcgggctgtaacaccacacttatcaaatacacaacttggaacctcggaagtaatatactagtAAATGACATTCAGTCAACCGTTAGTCGTTTTACATATCAGCGGGCGGTAAAGTACCGCCCGTTAATATGTAGAATAACTTCCGTAATTGcttataaattattgttttggctTGTGTGAACACTTCACTCGCCATCGGCTAGTTCCGCAACCCTCAAACTTGTCAGAACAACAAATTAACAAGCATACTATTACATAACATCCGGTtgtattttcattataaaaacatttaaatagaaatttcaaaaaacaaaacttcgCTATTAAATGTAGACTTCAAGGCAACTGTCAGTTAGTTTCAACCGTAACTAGACACGGTTGCTTCAGTTGTTTTACCAGCTGATCCACGCTTACAAACATACTGTTTGTAGAATAATGCGATGAAAGGGAAAGAAACAATAAACTGATCTTCGGTTCTCTCGCATCATAACatgttgaaaaagtaaatacTTTGAGAAATACCctaaggcaagttataattaaccaGTCTCcagttttctcgctctgatcataataGTCTATAGACTGTTTTGAGGAGAGAGAtcagttattttaacttgtcTTGAGGGATgtgtccaatttttttttggaaatattcaATGACAAATTCATCAAGTCAAGCTATAATTAATTGGTTTTTGGTATTCTAGCTCTAATCATAACCGTCTTTTCTGGTTTCATAGTCACACGAACGTTTGTGGTAGTGTTAATAACATATGAGCACGAGTGAGTAGTATGATTGTAttagtggaccagctggtaaaacagctgaagcaaaattAGAACTAAAATTGGCAgatgtttttggtttttgacgaTTATGTGATAGTTGGGTAAAAATGTAGTTTTCCAAAACATCACCGCCATCATCTCCACTAAGTTCCGAACTGGGATGACTTAAAGGTAGCTAAGTTCGGCTTTGAATAATGTGATGTTATGTCAAGTACGCGTCAACCCTACACATAAGAATTCTTGCTACGTTCTTATAGTTTCTCCATTTTCTAATAAGTGTAACTCTCGATTGTCTCTCTTTGgtttaaaactttaaaattaaaaaataatgcaattcatcaaaattatgTTACATTAAATGGCAAACATTTTGgatatttaaatttctaaatatTATAATGGCACTTTGTAATTCTAAAAGTGTATAATTCGACTTCACTGTTTTTTGCTGTTTATTTAATGCagacacaatttttcatttgtattttgttttctgttctttacttttttgatgaaattctttAAGTCACATTTGATCAAAGAAACAatcaaaaatggaattgagTAAAATAGCTATCTCGttaatgattttctttttaaatctAATTTAATACGAAATTAatccacgaaaaaaaaaactattttgtgtttttaaataATCCACAGAGAAACGCCCTTAATAATCTAAAAATTAACGgaaactaaaaaatatttttattttaaatcaaattataaatgtACGTGTGTGTGTTTGACTAATCTCCAGTTTTTCGTTCCAGTACCATATCGATTTTGTCACCAGCTGAAGCGATAAGTGGAACAGTAAGGCAGCAATCAAAATCTTGCGTCTTAATGCCATTAAcctttgaatcatttaaaaatgaagtTGGTCAATCATTTCTCAAATTTAGTAGTTGATGTGTTAGATTCTCAATTAAGCATACGattattcatctgttatcgataacgatgacAAAAGTAATGACAAGCTACTGTTAATAATgatcctttatatagtaaaatgcatgttaaaaaaagtgaagtacaagatttgaaatccacagattaaaaatactttgatcgatggaagtaatagacccgataataatactggttaCATTCTAGCCATCTGTAacagattgaaaaaattgtatcggggaatctggcacacggtgccaaaacaacacactTTTAAACTGGGTAAAAATTGAACTCGCACAAgcaagtttattgctgcaaatgatttttagccatgtcatcattttacaaaatgtatcgCAAAATCGTGTGcaagttcaccttttacgtagctgaaaaatgcgttgttttagcaccgtgtgccaaattacacccgccaaaaaatgaagtaaaagatttgaaatcgatCTCTTGACAGTACTTAGATCAATTGAAGTAAGATAGATTTGATTGTAAAACTgctgatatgcttgccgtctgtataTTATTAAATCTTCTAATGAGAGATTTTATAGTCACTTAGACGTAGTTTTGATCgattttccaaataatttcCTCCGAAGAAAtgcttttaaataaaagagatTCATGAACCTATAATGAAGAAGTCTCAGAAGAAGTCCAGcaaaaattttgcttattggATAAAGTGACCTTTTGATGTCGAATTACGAATCATACAATCAGATACggtgaaatgtaaatgactattcgATGAACCAATGGGGAATTTTCAATAGTGCCTTCTAATTGAGAGTTAAGACTAATCATTCATTGAACATGCGAAAAGGAATTCTACATTCAATCGTACCTGCATAATTCTGTCGTATGGCCGTAACAATCCCACAACATCAGCTGGACCGCCGCTTCGTATACGATTGATGTATACTCCGCGCTCATACAGACCATCAGATACGGAAAAACCATAGTCATCGTATACGGTATCCTTGTAAAGAGTAACATGAAACGATCTAAATTTACTCTCTTTGCTTGAATTTGACCCCGAATCATTGAACACTGTCGGACTACGTGGCCGACGCTGTACTTTTGCATATACTACTTGCGGTTGGGGTAGACTTTCAGTACAGTTTTCGTTTAGATTGTCGTTTTCTACAAAAGAAGCTTCAGTTAGATTCAATGCTCTAATGGTGATCCAAAGTGTGTAGCGAGCGTTACCATTTATATTTCTGGATATTTTCAGATCAACGAcatttccaatattttgtaaTAGCTTTGTTGCGTGTGACAGAGGAACGTCCTGGACACTCTCGTCATTGATAGCTAGAAGCCGATCGCcgatatttaattttttcgtagTGAAGGCAACTCCATTCTCAATGATTCCGCTaatcaaaattggtttttgcaTGTCTTCGCTGCCGGCAAGTGTAATTCCTAATGGTCCCCCATTCGGTTCTAAACGAACATTGGTTACGATTTGATGTGTGCCGTAGACATGCTTTTCCATTGGTGGTGGCATATTGGAGTCATAACTGGTAAACCTTTGATGATTTCCATACTCATCCTCGTATTGGTGATCGTTATACTGGTCGTCCGTTACCTCAGTGGTTAAACTCTGAGTGTGATCGTTGCCAATAGAACGGCCAATACACGGTGGTTCACTGCCTTCATTACCGAATGGTCGTCTCAGCTGAATCATTTGCCTTTTGTCATCGAATTGGTAGAATTCAGGCTGGCAGCTTTGCGCTTTAAACACTGATCCCATTTCACACTGTCTCGTATTAACGTAGTCCGATTTTAAGCCGTAATTCGTGTCCATACCATTTCGGGCTGTTGTGTTACCATAAATTGTGTTGCATCTTTGCTGGGCATCAAATAGAAAGTCTGGTAGTGAGTTCCGTTTGATTGTTAGAGTagtgaaatcatttttattgtctTTCAACAGCGAATCAACGTTGAAATGTTGCAATGTATGAGAATCAACCGCCAATAAAATATCGCCAGCTCGCAGTGATCCGGTTCTATGTGCTGGACTGCCTGGTTTTACTTCAGATATGACGAATGTACCGTGATTCGTTCCATTCACAGTTATACCCAATCCATTTCCGTGCACTTTGGACAGTTTCACATTGAAAACACCACTTGCCGGAATCACCGAATCGGCCatttcgaattcaatttctaattcgACCCAGTGTTGGCCATGGTAAGTAGGATTCTTCGGACTGAGATCACCGAGAATTTGTCGTATTACTGTGACATCCAAATTGTATAACTTGTTGATCGATAAAATTCGATCACCCTTTTGTATGCAACCAGATCGATCGGCAACTGAATCGGGAATTATTTGCGTGATTATTTGACCTCGTCCGCAAGGAGTTTTTCCACCAATAATGAGACCAGAACCTTGATGGCAATCCAGTACCACTTGAAAGGTTTCCGATCGGCATATTCCGATTGTCGAATGCATTGTGCCTGTAAGTTCATTGTTTAGTAAAAATTGTTCGATCATTTCTGAAAGGTTATCGAATGACTAACCAGATTCCAATGGCAAAGAGCTTTTCCGAATGAACTTcctttgtttgattgtttttcttGATTCCATTGTGTTGAAGCTGCCATTCGTTAATCCTGAAAACAAAGTCGGTAATCTGATAATTTGATGTAAGGTCGCCTCAGTCTTTTCTATCGGTACAGAAAAGTCAAGATTGCCTTCTTGTAATTAGAGCTCATTTACTGTTGTTGCCTTGAAAGTTGAGACGAGAAATTTCATCAATCATTGTTCTAGCTGTTATTTATCCTCGATATAAACAGCGAATACTCTACGgattttggtacattttgggaaattgaaattatttgaagaaaCTAAAGTCCCTAGAAATAGTCCTCAATTTCAGTGAAACTTA
This region includes:
- the LOC119068410 gene encoding glutamate receptor-interacting protein 2 yields the protein MKLWKSKKSTSCVPGKFASSKNEDKTTSSTSTTPSTTISGDRAMSPAQSEDSGLAADRGTSYATISLPRENASSMAIVFADRTDLSFPPVIASINAYGAASDFLAPGDRLHQIDGISTIGLTNNHVLSILHQNDGPAVIEIEYCLPDYISQNSLCVTSKLAQITVERENGCFGLTLRGGGEYQLIVTNVRPHGPAFKTGRIKPGDRLLRVDNISLINKTLLEAQQILKCGNSSGYTNLTIEYDVSVMQSVEFSMGPLLIEIERPMNDKLGLILSNYSTFQHIDHNNIDDVNPAGVYVASILAASIADRCGALSVGDQILSIDETVIENTALSPDDVMAILDANTSKGYTQIQIMPSHAIMRRGLTNGSFNTMESRKTIKQRKFIRKSSLPLESGTMHSTIGICRSETFQVVLDCHQGSGLIIGGKTPCGRGQIITQIIPDSVADRSGCIQKGDRILSINKLYNLDVTVIRQILGDLSPKNPTYHGQHWVELEIEFEMADSVIPASGVFNVKLSKVHGNGLGITVNGTNHGTFVISEVKPGSPAHRTGSLRAGDILLAVDSHTLQHFNVDSLLKDNKNDFTTLTIKRNSLPDFLFDAQQRCNTIYGNTTARNGMDTNYGLKSDYVNTRQCEMGSVFKAQSCQPEFYQFDDKRQMIQLRRPFGNEGSEPPCIGRSIGNDHTQSLTTEVTDDQYNDHQYEDEYGNHQRFTSYDSNMPPPMEKHVYGTHQIVTNVRLEPNGGPLGITLAGSEDMQKPILISGIIENGVAFTTKKLNIGDRLLAINDESVQDVPLSHATKLLQNIGNVVDLKISRNINENDNLNENCTESLPQPQVVYAKVQRRPRSPTVFNDSGSNSSKESKFRSFHVTLYKDTVYDDYGFSVSDGLYERGVYINRIRSGGPADVVGLLRPYDRIMQVNGIKTQDFDCCLTVPLIASAGDKIDMVLERKTGD